Within the Medicago truncatula cultivar Jemalong A17 chromosome 4, MtrunA17r5.0-ANR, whole genome shotgun sequence genome, the region atgatcCGTGCAAAAGACACATTTTTCCAAATTTGCAAACAAATGTTCTTTTCTTAAAACTTCTAAAACAGTCCTTAAATGACCACAATGTTCCTCTAAATTTTTGCTATATatcaagatatcatcaaaatacacaacaacaaattttcccAAAAATTCCCTCAAGACATGGTTCATGAGTCTCATAAAAGTACTTGGTGCATCAGTTAAACCAAACGTCATAACCATCCACTCATACAAaccatattttgttttaaaagcaGTTTTCCATTCATCCCCCTCCCTAATTCTTATTTGGTGATAGCCacttttcaaatcaattttagaaaataaacatGCACCAAACAATTCATCAAGTAAGTCATCTAGCCTAGGGATTGGATGTCTATACTTAATGGTAATATTGTTAACAGCCCTACAATCAGTGCACATTCTCCAACTACCATCTTTTTTTGGAACTAAAATAACAGGGACAACACAAGGACTTAAACTTTCTCTTACCCATCCTTTACTTACCAATTCAGCAACTTGACTTTgaatttcttgtgtttgttgGGGATTGCTTCGGTAGGCTGGACGATTTGGTAAAGATGCTCCTGGAATTAGGTCAATGTGATGTTCAATACCTCTTAAAGGTGGCAGCCCATTTGGTATCTCTTTAGGGAACAAAGCCTCAAACTCCTGCAAAAGTGATTCAACACAACTTGGAAATTTTTGAGTGTTAGAAGTGTTAGTAAACAAAACCACCTCTTTGCAAAATAGCAAATATAGGGGCTGTTTGGTGACAAtggcattttttatttcttctttttttgccatgaaactttctttcttttctttttctgtttctttttctttttcttgcgcatatttttctttcattttcttttgatcttCTCTTACATCATTAGGACTCAATGGTgcaagaataatatttttttttccaaagtgcATAAAAGAATACTTATTACTTCGGCCATCATGTTGCACTCCTCTATCAAATTGCCATGGTCTTCCTAGCAACAAATGACAAGCCTCCATTGGTACTACATCACACACAACAACATCTTCATACTTCCCAATTTTAAAACAAACCTCTACTTGTTTGTCAACAAGCATTTCTACACTTTCACTAAGCCATTGAAGTTTGTAAGGCCTAGGGTGAGGTCTTGTTTCTAATTCTAATTTACCCACCATGTGTGTACTAGCAACATTAGTACAACTACCTCCATCAATAATTAGAGAACATACCTTTCCTTGCACTAAGCATCTTGTATGGAAAAGGATTTCCCTTTGATTTGATTCTTCCTCCTTAGCTTGGTTTCCCAACATCCTCCTAATCATGAGAAATTCACCATTTTCACCATCCTCCTCTTCTTCCCCTCCTTCATCATTCACGACATActcctcctcctcaaggtcCTCATTCTCTTCAATTAACATAGTTCTCTTTGTTGGACATTGAAAAGCTATGTGTCCTTTACCTTGGCACTTGAAACACGTAACAATCTTGTTAGTAGAAACATTTTGGGATGAAGTAATGTTTTTACCTTTAGGATCACTCGCGACCTCCTTAGGTGAAGAGGTACCCTCCTTCTTTTGCTTGTCCTTCCAACttgaagaattgaaagaagaagttGAGCTTCTTCTCAATTGACCCTTCCTTTTGAGTTGTTGTTCAACCTTGATGGCTTGATGGACTAATTCCTCCAAAGACATGTAATGATACAGCTCCACAATGTCACTAATGTCACAGTTAAGTCCGTGAATGAACCTAGCCATGGTTGCTTCGTGATCTTCCACCACATTGGCTCTAATCTTCGCCACCTCCATCTCCTTGGAATAATCTTCAACACGTTTAGAACCTTGAGTGAGTCTTTGTAATTTGTTGTGCAAATCCCTATGGTAATAGGATGGCACAAATCTTCTCCTCATGATTCTCTTCATCTCCTCCCAAGTTGCAATGGGTGGTTTATTATACCTCACCTTCTCTTTGACCATTTGATCCCACCATATTAGAGCATACTCCTTAAATTCAATGGCTGCTACCTGCACTTTTTCAACATCAGAATAATCATGACAAttaaaaatttgttcaattttggTCTCCCACTCTAGATATGCCTCCGGATCATTCGCTCCCATAAAGGATGGAACTTTGATCTTAATACTCCTCAACCTATCCTCCCTTGGCCTCTCATCCCTCCTTCTAGGCCTACTTCCATCATCCTCCCCACCACTTCCATCATTagctaaactattttttaactcGTCAATTTGTTCTTGAAATTGTTCAGCTTACACCTGCAACATGGCTTGAAACCTTGTTGTGAGTGCATCTATTAGTAACTTATTTGGACCTTCCTCAACCATGATTCCCTAAAACTAATCCTCACAAGTGTTTACACTAACtcaaattggtttttttttttttttaatgtatcacTCTTGCCTTTTTCCACTCAATTGCTCTTTTGAGTTCTTTAGAGAAACCAAGTAAATCAAGGTAAGAAAACTTTCAAAATAGtgaaaatcaaaacacaaaCTTAACACAATGCAAggaatgaaaggaaaaaaaaaaaaacaaaggtttGGAAATGATGTGAACAAGGAAACTAATTCAAATTCTGAAATGACAAGGTAAATGGAAAAAACAAGGAAAGTGTGgcaaataaaacacaaaaacgAAATTGATGATACAAGCAACAATTctgattttatatatatatatttttcgatttttttttttgtaatatgaaAATCAGAATAATGAACAAGAAGAATTTGATACCTTTGAACTTTTGGCCCTTTTAAAAGGAACCTTGCTCTGATTACCACTTGATGAACACtattttgtgaaaattgttcatatttgacttttaattatgaattgataaaagttgcttgctgaaagattaattaaaggctcaaaacacaagaaatgaactaaaaaatattgttaatgaaAGGGTGTGCCAAAAAGAAACGAAAATTATGTATTGGGATTAATTTTGACAATGATTTGAGTTGAAAATGagaatttggttttgaattgGTGTTTAGGCTGATTTGTGGTTTCAAACAAGAAATGGAATGGAGAGTTtagggacgccacactttctaatcctAGAAAATGATAAGTCTATGGAATGAAGATCACCACAAGAAAGGATTCTTGATATGATCAATACAAGGTCCAATCCAGAACCTAAAGAGCAAttactcactttttttttaacaaaaattaacttgtcttttattcaattttcgtGTCCTATATATAGGTAGGAGGGACACTTGctgaattacaaagaaaaatgcaaataaCTCTTAGGATTTCTTCAGCCAAATTAATCTATCATTATTTTCTATGGCTGAAGTAAATTAACATGAATACAAGAAATGGTTACAAGACAAATCAATGAATGAGAGTGGCTGGTCTTGATGATCATGATGATGGacgtgattttgatgatgatggtggtttCATATGCTGAAATGAAATGTCTTCATTGTCTCATTGAAGTCTTGTCCCTTTCCTCTTCAATTCTTGCATTCTTTCCTCCTTCAGATTAAATGTTCTTTAAtgtcttgtttttcttttgtcttcAGCACTCCTTTGCACGAAATAAACACACAAAACATTCCATTCAAAGCTTTGGAAGCTTTAAAATGGATTAAACACACAAAATAACCATACTTAGTGTTTTTGGGCCAAAATTGGTCTCTTACACTTTTTATTACAACATAACAAGAACAACTAAATAAAATGGGCAGCAAGAGATGCGCCCCACCCCTCCTCCAATGGTTTGATGCACATGACTATTTTATCCTCCATGCTTTCTAGTGTAGGTTTGGACTCCAAGACTTTTGCCACCAATTGAGTTAGGGCCTCCTTAGCTTTCTTGGTTCTCGACCTTGTCATTGGTCCTCCTAACCCTTGAATTGAAGCACTTGTGTCATGGACAACCATGCCCTCATCACTTCTTCAACCCTCCTCTGTACGAAACTAGCCATCAATATTTTCTCAAAGGCAGCCTCTATTATTTCTAAGCTCCTCTCATGTCCAGCATACTGTTGCGACAGAAAATTTCTTGATCCCCAAatttcttcttcagaagcatcACGGCTAACACCAAGACGTCGGTAAGGATCCCAAACACTAACTCTGGTTTCGCTTTGTTCTGAAAGAGGGAGGAAGAATAAGGATAGCAGATTACGTTACCGACTGAGAGAGGAGAGGTGAGGAGAGCGACGGCCGACAGTTCGGTGGTGGTGGACTGCAGCAGCAGGACCGGTGGTGGTTGGGTGTATGTgtgaaagaagaaggaaaaggaaAACGCATGAGTGTTATCTGCTGACTTCTGATTTTATTCTAATATCCATTGTTCCCTtgattttcattaaaataaaaaacttacaatTACCCTCAATTCtaataaacaaattcaaattttcaaactttattagtcacacacttttttttattactacttccAAGGAACGAACCCTAAATGTATTACGACAATCTCAAAAGGGGTGGTAGACTTCTCCAAAGTGGTGGGGGAGGGAGTAGGAGAAGTTTTGGCTCAAACTTGggtatgaattttattttcaaactcAAACCAAAAATTGATCTTAAAACTTTTCAAATGAATGCAACAAATTGCTTTCTTACTAACTTCATTGTGTATATGCTCAAGAATGTTGTCTCAGATTGAATACTTGTAatgtaaacatttttttctatcaatgttccaaaattgacattgattaaCTTTGATCACTTAGTTAATCACTGTCACATCTGTtcaatatattttgtaaaaccAAAGACAATCTAAAGGACCTAAAACAAGGGATCAATTTATAAATATTGTCTAATTTAATTTCTTCTCACTTCTTCCCCCTTCAACCAAACCAAGCAAGGAAATATTACATTTTCCCCCACATTACCTCCACATATTAAACCTTCTTTCACCAGCTTCTCTAAACAtttgaatcaaaattcaaaaatagaCTTAGGTCATGAAAAGACCATGGCTTGTTGACCTCTGCTAGGTGACATTTATATTTATGAAGGGAAATTCTGCTCATTAACGAAAATATCCTCCATAATTCAAAAATGCAATATTCTAAACCAAAAAACCCCATATGTAtccaaaaggagaaaaaaaatacgCAATTCATAGCAATAAATAACACTACAAAATACTATGGAAAGGTAAAGAAAGAAGGGATCATCAAAACTGCTTTTACAAATACACAATTGTATCATAAGATATATTTAGTTATCGCAACTATCCCTACCATCACTAACTATTTATCTGCACCACTTGCAGACTCTGGTGCTGTCTTAACAATGCTTAGATAACCACCGTCCTTTGTAGCTACAGTCGCTGCTTTAACTTCATTGCAATGGTTAATGAATTTGCTCACTTCCTGGTTTAACAGAAATTGAacccaaatataaaaaattaaaatcaatatttcaatTATCTATAGTAAGCATAACGTTCAAATAAATAGTTCAATTATATGCTAATTAAACAAgagttttatataatttatttctacaaaaaagaaataaagaagtCAACTATAATTCTTATTTCTAAAAGCTACCACAAGGACTACATAAAAATTAGGTAAAGCTTACAActaaatcatcatcaacatgtTTTCATAAGGTtttcaaaatagttgtacaatgcTTACATTGTTTAAACTAGTGCTGTAAGTTATCATaagaaatttatgaaaataagtataTGACAACTTATAACCATAGAAGCATACAAAAAAACAACTGCAAAATAGATAATTATATAAAACTTTGTCAACTCGATAAACATAGGCTGGCATTAGCGTTGGCTCATGAACAATTTACCTAAGGTTATTTACTAGCATAAACTCTTCAGTGTTTGAAAGGGCTTACAGAAAAAGTTTATGAGATGCTTGCAAGTATTTTCATTTGGTGATAAATTTATCCAAAATAGCCTATGAAAACTGCTTATAGCttcatacaaaaacaatttgaacatattttctttttcactatagaaatagtttatattgCACTTATATGATTACCACTCCTACGATGGAACACATTGACACTGCGATGGGAGGACTTTGTATGCCATACAAATACTAACTAAAGTATTATCCATGTGTTACTAAATTCCAAGGTTTGTAGGGCTGCTTCTAGGACACCGTGCACAGAGGGGTGGTTTCAATGGCTATGGATCGGTGTGGATGTCAATACCTATCAGTCGTGAAGAATCATTTACATGAGCTGATGACACACCCTTTTGGCAACTACTTGATTCAAAAGATTTTTCAACCAAGAAGCGGTGTCACGTGGGAGTAGATTGACTCTATTGTTTTATTATCTAGGATGATCAAAAGCTGATATATGTGTGTATGGACAATTACGggtatacaaatttcataaggTTTTAAATCACGGTCATGATATCTGATGCTATGATCATAGAGTCGTCAAAAACTTCATGTAGAATACAACTCAAATTTGGCATTGATAATTTgtgcaattttaattttcttgttgCAGAACTTGGGTTATGCTGAACATGTTGGAAAATACCGTACTCCCATTCACAATATATAATGTTGTTGTGTAGAGAACGAAATCATTGCTGCACTGATGAAAAATGTTAATGGTAGTTATGTCATTATGCAGCAAAGTAATTAATACTACATCCAatattgtttgttttcattttgattataTTGACACTCAATTATGTCATAAGAAAAGCAAAACAATACTGAGAAGTGGCACTAATCACTGTGTTCAAGCAGTAAATTTTTTGACACTGCAAAATGAGATAACTACCAATATCGCTTTTCATCAATGCAACAATGATATGTTTCCTTGTATATCCAACAAAATTTAAGAGAATAGAGAGTTAATTTAATGGTATGAactttttaaggaaaataagtTTGTGAATGCAATTTGAGTCACATTCTACATGATGTCTCTCACATCTCTATGGTCAAAATTTAAGTCGAATCAATTACACTGTGATTGAAAACCAATCAACAAATATCATGACCACAATTTAAAATGTTATGATATTAATATACCCGTAACAGTCCATAAACACATTTCTTAGTTTTTGATCTctaagataataaaaaaaaacaagagagtCCATCTACTCCCATGTGACAATTCTCCTtgcttgtatttttttaatcaagtggTTGCCAAAAAGGGTGCGTATTGTATAAATGATATTTCACAGCCGATAGGATCAGTTGAACATCTGTCGGGTTACCCTCAGTCTTCTGCAGATATTTACATCTCGATACTGATCCAATGCCATTAAACCAATCCTTAGCTACATTCTATGAATCTCAGAATTTGGTAACATGTGACTAACACAACCTATTTCTCTATAATTAGTATTTTTGTATCACAAAGTCCTCCCGTTGTAGTGTTAATGGCTTCCACCGTACAAGTGCTTACAAGTTACTACGCCATCAGATAAGCCCCAAAAAAGAGTTAAGTCAATATAACCCCTCAACCATTGTTTAAACTGTTAATATACATTATCATAggtaatttatgaaaataattgtaTGACAGCTTGTAAACATAGAAGCATTCGCAAAAACCAATATCAAATTAGATAATTATATAAAACGTCAACTCGATAAACAAGCTTCTGCATTTGGATCGGCTCATGAACAATTTACCTAAGCTTATTTACTGCCATAAACTCTTGCTAGTGTCTTTGAAAGTGCTTACAGAAACAATTTATGACATGTTGACAGTGACAAGTTGTTTTCATTCAGAGATAAGTTCTCTAGAACAGCcaatgaaaacagtttatagcttatataatAGCAATTTCACCATACTTTCTTGTTTTACTTTAGAAATAGTTAATATAAGCTCTTATTTGATAAGCACTTATCTTATAGGACTTAATTAGGGTCCGTTTGTATTggcttattttagagcttatgcaaaacataaataaataagctttaatgtattatttataagcttgtaaagatagtttatgaaaaaatagcttatgtaatacaattttcgttagtgggaacttataaattaacataaaagctcattgatttgcataagctatttttcataagctcaatccaaacggAGCCTTAATCTGTTTATCCAAGCAGAAACATGAatactttttcaaaattaacagTATCCAAAACCCAAATCATaactgaaaattaaaacaagCCACAAAAAACACACTACAAATTATTACAGAAAATTAGAGAAAAGCAAAAGGAACTTACACGATCAGCATCCATATCCTTTGTAACTTTCGTTGGCTTCACAAATCTCTTCCCTGTAAAGAAAAGTTTACAATTTCATTACAGAAAATTGTgctaaaaatttcaaaaaaaataaaaaaattaatggcaAGAGAATTTACCTTTGCGAGTTTGAGGTACTTTGCCATGACGATTAGCAGGAATCGATTTCTTCTTAGTTTGGCCCTTGAAAAGTTTCGATTTCTGCGTCATTCTTTTCCGCTTCTGATTGAAATGAAAGAATTagaattagggttagggttttaaTTTGTATGTTTCGATTTCGAAATATACAATCGGGCTTTCACTATTTTGCATCGTTACTAccctattttaaaatcacaCCCCACTGGATTTGCTAATAGGTAAATTcggacaaaataaaaaataaaatattattttattttatttgagtttttaatttacacaataattttatatcattttttaatttcaagtaataattaattttagaaaaattgacAATAACGAGTTTAACGCgtttcattcaaaataatagGTTGGATACATgttaaaatattgataaaaatatggAAACTAACTGTATATgaagctatgaagcacagacactcctcggattaggcatGTCTCAAtgtcggacacgtgtcgtgtccgacaccgacacttgtaattacagaagcaagaaaagggttggactacacacacacacacacacactcacttgagacttattgttgggttgaataggttcacaaggaatacttgaagttgtgattagtgtacattgaaatgaaaccttagaggagacataagcttttatttgaattgtcatatgttatcttttttattgctgctatgtctatgccttttgcttgaggacaagcaaagattcaagtgtgggggagtttgatgagtcaataattgtttgttttagtttaatatttagtttcgttttaattagatttaagtttattttattttaatattattttctttttgagctattttacttcaattgcatattattatatttcaggaatgaatatttgatggattgagtcttggagcaaaataaaggggttttggagctgattcggtgcaaaaatacgaagattcggagacaaaaatacatctccctcaagtcagaagcttggcacagCCCGTGCTAAGCTTGGCACGGCAGTGCCACCTCCCAGGAcaacttttgctgcttttgcttagattttaagctactctattttagtctTAACAAAAAGCCCttgcttgtggaacattctagtgatgtaattgcttagattctaagtcgaatgtaaactataaatagagtagctagtcatcacaaatattcatcttttcttggaattcaataagtgacaattgtttttctaatacaagttcttttcttttcctttactttcttgttatttacttttatgcttttctccttcttctccatgtctacgatgaacatgagtgagtagacttcttcttgtcttgggattgttggataagtctaaatgacataatcctaattaaaccaagctttaaaccttaatcttatgtaactcTAATTTCTAacctaaattcaccgttttaacatgaattaaccattatcaaactgtgaaAACGAAAggggagggtttgataattgttaatccattatctcaaatatcaattcataaaacgaaagtggaactttgatattcgaacaagtgaatttagagagagattgtaaaggcagcgaaatagtctttacaatctttgagacatatagtttcgaacttcaaggattctaattgtgatcaagtcagcgaaataggcttggttgcaacctagaaccaaaatttaataataataaagtcagcgaaataggcttggttgctagaggaacaaaagagaaactgtctttagaagttaggtctaacgtaaggttataagtttaatagtttggtttgcgaaGGACTTGTCagttagatgaaccaataatcccaagactcTCTTTGTTATATTAtcttttcaaccgtttgaaaactcCAACTTTTCAACTTGATCTTCTTCTAATCATcaataaaagttaattgaattaaacaactccctgtcggaacgatactcttattttactacttcgatagaaccgtacacttgcggttttatcccatcaagttgcTGCTGGATTTTCGCTATTGCACACAATAAAAGAGCCTTTGAAGTATTCTTGATGCTTTGAAAATCAAGTATGATTATATTTGCTTAATGACTCAATACATTTCCTCTTTGCAAGCCCTTGTATTTATAGATGAATGGAGTCCCTTGTTGTTGTAATAAACACATGCTCTTGAGGGTAAAATAGGGAGACGAAAGTTTGCCAACTCATCAAAGTGAAAAGCTCTTTGAAGTATTGTTTAGCAGCTTGTTTTCGAAATTCTAAGAACGTTCTTATAAATCTGCTTGGACAGCTTGCAATAAATTGTGACATCATGAATAGTACCATGCAGATTTATTATTTGCTAGTTGGCAACCAAGATTGTTTTTCTTGTGTTGTCATACTCACACGCCTTGGAGAGAAAGAAAGCAAGTACAAGTGATTGTATTTTATCTATTCCTTTTAGCTTGATGTGTTGTCCATCTCTTACTGGCTCTTGTACTTCGTTCTTGATGTGTTGTCTAATGCTCATGGgttcctttttgttttctcataggttccatatttatttatttcttttcattctttgaaggtatatcataataaatatgttCCTTTTGTAGCATAAAACTCTTGATCCTTTTGTTCCATATTTTCACAAAGATCCTTGACACATAACTTCTTCTTTAAATACCAAGATCTTCTAATTTGTCTTTCCTTGAGCTAACTTTGGTGTGGCATATCAAGAGAGTGTGATGAGCTTTGTTCTGAGAATGTTCTTGAAAAATATTTGCTTGCTTTGTAACCTATCTTTAAGAACACTCAAGAACACatgttaaataacaaataatctcataatcatttaatataatttaaatgttttgttatcattaaaacaatttaaaagaGATTTTTGGAATTTATCTCAACATACATCCTAATCAACATTTGTATGTTAGAGTTATGTTACTGAACATACATACATCATTCGTCCTTCGTCATTTTTATGCAATATGATATGATGCATGAAGACTCACTAACAACATATGAAAAATACATCAACAAGTCATCTTCACAACATAGTTCTTTTTGTCATTTTACTTGTTGTTATAAAAAAAGTACGTCATTCGTCATTATTAGTCATTATTCAACATTATACAACATGGTTATTACTTCATCATTCAACATTTTACAACATAGTCATTACTCGACATCATAATTACTCAACATCGTCCTTAAAACCTATACTCAACGTTAACTTTCTCCGTGCAATAAGTACTTCATCCTAATTACAACTATCCATTCCTCGTTCTCCGCTAAGTTTTTACTTCACCATTATCGTTACAACTACCACATTTATTCTCACCATTTAGAACAGCATTGCGCCATATTACCTCATTCACATTATCATCCTTCATTCATTCAAACTTATGTCATTATCTTTCTAGTGATTCATTATCTTGTCTCATCGCTAATATTACCCCTACATTATtcattaattaacataattttcTATTCCCAATCTATTTTGTCCTATCAATTCTCTCAACCTCATATACCCTCTTAAATCTACCACACCCATTTCATTTTAACCTAAGGTCGTTACTTCACCATTATCATTCTTTCTAACACCATCCCTTACTTTAACTTACGCCTTTATATTTCCAATTACGTTCGTCTTATTCCTTCACCTAGCATCATCATTACCTTAAACCACTTCACCGTTTTACTTGTTCATTTTGGCTCTACACCTTACCCTCTACATCGTATCCTCTTTTTCGTCTTAGTTTTAAGCCCTAACCTCATCTTTACTTTCACTTAGAAATTCCTATCTTCATATATTGACTCATCTTCTTCACCGTCTAATACATCAGACCACTAACATCATATGCTCGTTTTACTTAGGTTTTGTActctttaattttaaattatgttattaGACTTAACCATCATTCTAAGGTTCTTTTATTATCATCCACAACTCTCTATCTTCGTTTACATTTCCTCTTAACAATCCCCTAATCATCGTCAATACTCTAATTCGACCTCGCTAATTACACCGTTATGATCTTCTCTCATTATTCATAAGTAATTCGAAATTCATCCTTATCACGACTAACATCTCTCATCCTATCCTTTATTTAACCTACTTCTCTCCATCATCGGTTACCTACGCCTTATCATATCTTTATCATTACCATTAACGTTGACTCTTCTTCTCTTCGTCATAACAACTTTTCTACGTTCTTGCTCTTCATTTATACTCGTCGCTACATTTATCCTTTACTCTAATTTACTATAATTTTGGTCTTTATTAGTTCATGAACTAACCTCTTACAACTCTCTCTACTTTACCTTCAAGTCTTTCACAAGCACCATTTATTACATCGTTCATCATCGTCatataacatttatattatcaTCATACctacatatcatatatatatagtttacaTCTCATACATCGATTAACATCATATctacatatcatatatattttacGTCTTTGTTATTTCAACATCATGTTTAGAACACACATCCCTCATTAGTTGTATCTCCATTTTCTACATCTTTTGCTCTAGTGACAGGTCTTaccgttagcccgcataacaaaaaaaagttctataaattatatatatttttcaaataattatttactta harbors:
- the LOC25481165 gene encoding uncharacterized protein; the protein is MTQKSKLFKGQTKKKSIPANRHGKVPQTRKGKRFVKPTKVTKDMDADREVSKFINHCNEVKAATVATKDGGYLSIVKTAPESASGADK